The bacterium genome includes the window GTTGAGTTCACAAAGCTACATCAGTGTATCGGGGTCCACGCCCGCTTCGCGAAGCCGAAACAGACGCGCGTCGTAATGCACCAACAGAACAATCAAGATCAAGGCGATGAAAGCCGACAAGCCAGCCACGCGCAAATCATAGCGATCAGCGATGAACACGTCGCCTTGCCCGGCGGGAGGCAATGGAATGCGGGCCTGGCCAAGCCCGTACTCCCGGCTGAGGGCCACGACGTTGTCAATGTTGACGATCGGGATTCCTTCCGCGCTGAAGCGGTGGACTACCCCGCGCGCGGGGTAGTTCTGGACGGGCAGACGACGGTGCAGACCATCGGATATCAGGGAAGCATTCTCGGGATGCCCAAGGCTGGCCACGCCGTCTCCAACATTGACATAGGCTTTATACTTGTTCCCCTTGGCTGCATCCATGAACAGCCGATGCCAGCGGGCCATGTCCGCGGGAAGATTGCTTTCATGGATGAACGTCAAACCGTTGCGTTCAGCGGCCAGCCTCATCATTTCCTGTCCCATCTGGGAAAGACCGATGGCCGCGTCGTCAATCCCCCCCATAGATGCGGCAATCGGCTGTGAATGCAGAATTCCCTGACGAACCAGCAATCCCTCCATATCCGCCCAGGTGAATTCCGGATCGGTCGCTCCCCACCAGGAGGCGCCAAGAGCCGTAATCGTTACCGGTTTCGCACCGAGAACGTCACATGCACATAGTACGGCCGTATTCAAGCCCGGATTCGATCCGGTGAGGGCCACCGCAACAAGATCTCCCTTCTTGACGCCAGCGCGCTCCAGCAGTTCCACCGCCACGGCCGCGAAGTTCGGATTGGCGCCAATCAGCTTCGTCTCATATTTGGCAATATCCGTCGTGATGAGTGAAAACTGCTGGCCGATCAGCACGTCCAACAGGGGTTCTTCGTAGTTCTCGGAGAACACGCCCTTCTCGCGAGTGGTCTCTTGAAGGCTCTGCAGGCATCGCACCATAAGCTGGCTGGCGGCGAGCTTCTGGTCGTAGTTGGGCATCTTCCTCTGGACACGGCTGCTCTCACACCAGAAGT containing:
- the pgsW gene encoding poly-gamma-glutamate system protein, which codes for MLYRPSLRSIWTLLILAAICCGLYFWCESSRVQRKMPNYDQKLAASQLMVRCLQSLQETTREKGVFSENYEEPLLDVLIGQQFSLITTDIAKYETKLIGANPNFAAVAVELLERAGVKKGDLVAVALTGSNPGLNTAVLCACDVLGAKPVTITALGASWWGATDPEFTWADMEGLLVRQGILHSQPIAASMGGIDDAAIGLSQMGQEMMRLAAERNGLTFIHESNLPADMARWHRLFMDAAKGNKYKAYVNVGDGVASLGHPENASLISDGLHRRLPVQNYPARGVVHRFSAEGIPIVNIDNVVALSREYGLGQARIPLPPAGQGDVFIADRYDLRVAGLSAFIALILIVLLVHYDARLFRLREAGVDPDTLM